A single genomic interval of Spinacia oleracea cultivar Varoflay chromosome 6, BTI_SOV_V1, whole genome shotgun sequence harbors:
- the LOC130463256 gene encoding uncharacterized protein encodes MTMINKIHGVPTTIKEASRDSYADSPYADPIDVIDIPKRFSPQNMPMYDGTTDPREHILTYKQRIMIIPVPKHMREASLSKGFGSTLIGPAPEVVNQLAKWVHHFLCTSRQYVQPEDSQQQRVREAANDLYRVVQRPDKPLKYYIARFIKEKVTVLECDVPTAIEAFRQGLYGETDLWRDLIKYPCKTLEDAQAKAMAQVRLEALYSKKGTNDYTKTDKRLPYPKRRDDRPSPYSRPQQVEVVEEDDDIDCKNSPDLPPRINEYSFYVDTAGLMNHISKMGKVVQWPPKSSKPDSKKDPSKWCDFHADIGHTTNESKRHARENEINRPEREVTAKHLTPISFDESDAGDISDKHHDGLVISIPAGDSMIRRVLVDNGSSTNVMMLDALKKMGSNPDTDVVKKSTVLIEFSGEEKTTFGEVTLPV; translated from the exons ATgaccatgataaacaaaatccaCGGAGTACCCACAACCATCAAAGAAGCCAGCCGggacagttatgccgactcaCCATATGCTGACCCCATTGATGTAATCGACATCCCAAAGCGGTTCAGTCCACAAAATATGCCCATGTATGATGGAACCACCGACCCCAGAGAACATATATTAACCTACAAGCAGCGCATTATGATAATCCCGGTCCCTAAGCACATGAGGGAAGCCAGCTTATCCAAAGGTTTCGGCTCGACATTAATCGGACCCGCCCCTGAAGTGGTTAACCAGCTTGCCAAATGGGTGCATCACTTCCTTTGCACATCTCGACAATATGTTCAACCAGAAGATAGCCAGCAGCAGAGGGTTAGAGAAGCAGCAAACGATCTATACCGTGTGGTCCAAAGGCCTGACAAACCCCTGAAGTATTACATAGCTCGATTCATCAAGGAGAAGGTGACAGTTCTAGAATGCGACGTCCCGACTGCAATCGAGGCGTTCAGACAAGGGCTATATGGGGAGACCGACCTGTGGAGAGACCTAATCAAATATCCTTGCAAGACGTTAGAAGATGCacaagccaaagcaatggcccaagtcaGACTTGAGGCTCTCTATTCCAAGAAGGGAACAAACGATTATACAAAGACGGACAAACGGCTGCCTTACCCTAAGAGGAGAGATGATCGTCCTTCCCCTTACTCCCGACCACAACAAGTAGAAGTGGTGGAAGAAGATGACGACATAGATTGCAAGAACAGTCCCGACTTACCTCCCAGAATTAATGAATACTCTTTTTATGTTGACACTGCAGGTCTGATGAACCATATATCGAAGATGGGGAAAGTAGTGCAATGGCCGCCAAAGTCCAGCAAGCCCGACTCAAAGAAAGACCCCTCGAAGTGGTGTGATTTTCATGCTGACATCGGCCATACCACCAACGAAT CAAAGAGGCATGCTCGGGAGAACGAGATCAATAGACCAGAAAGGGAGGTCACTGCGAAACACCTGACCCCTATATCCTTcgatgaatctgatgcaggtGACATCTCCGACAAACATCATGACGGTCTGGTGATATCTATTCCCGCCGGGGATAGTATGATCAGACGGGTCCTTGTCGACAATGGTAGCTCCACCAatgttatgatgcttgatgcCCTTAAGAAGATGGGGTCGAATCCAGACACCGACGTCGTTAAGAAATCTACAGTTCTGATAGAATTCAGTGGCGAAGAGAAAACCACTTTCGGAGAAGTCACACTACCCGTCTAG